The genomic window CCCGATGGCTGACCCATTCGCCATGGCTCGCCGCCTCGAAGCCGTGCGAGCCGCGGTGGGCGACCAGGTTGGGCTCGTGGTTGACATGGCCTGGTCATGGCGAACCGTCGAGCAGGCTGTCGAGGCCGTCCAGGCATGGGAGGACTTCGGCTTGTCGTGGGTCGAGGATCCCTTCCCAGCGTCCGACTGGCACGCAATCCGGGCATTGGCCGACGCGGTGCGGACACCGATCGGCGCAGGCGACGAAGTCTCGGTCCGATCTACGATGGACGCGCTGATCAGTGAACGCGCCGTCGACCTCGTGCGGCTCGACGCGACCGCCATCGGGGGTTTCAGCCAGTTCGCCTCGGTGCGCGAGTCGGCGCATCGTGCCGGCTACGCGATCTCACCGCACGCCTACCCTGAAATCCACCGCCACTGCGTCTTCGCCTGGCCCGACGTGGGCCCCGTGGAGATCTTTCCGCCCGGCAGTCCGACCTGGGGGGCCTCGCGGTTCCTCGCCGCTGAGATCGAACTGCCACGCGGGTCCACTGAGATCCTGGCACCGACCGACGCCGGCCTTGGGCTGCGTGTTGACTGGACGGCGGTCGCGTCGCTGTCAACCCGCTCGACGTCTACCGCACGATAGGAGGCAACAGCGTGGAGGGATCCCGGCAGGTCGCGGTCGTGACCGGCAGTGCCAGCGGCATCGGCCTCGCGATCATCGAACGTCTCGTCAAGGCTGGCTACGTCGCGGTCATCGTCGACGTCAACGAAACGCTAGGACAAGAACAGGCCACCCGGCTGAACCGGGCAGGAAGCGCGGTCGAGTTTCGCCGAATGGACGTCACCGACGAGGCACAGGTCGATGACGTCCTCGGGCGTGTGGCGACGGACCTCGGCTCGCTCGACCTCTTGGTCAACAACGCCGGGATCACCACGCACGGGCTCATCGAGGACCTGTCGCTGGTCGATTGGCACCGCGTGCTCGACGTCAACCTCGACGGCGTCTTCAGGTGCCTCCGCGCCGCTGGCCGCATCATGCTCCGTCAGGGATCCGGCAGCATCGTGAACATCGCGTCCGTAGCATGGGAACGGGGCTCCCCCGGGCGAGCCCCGTACAGCGTTTCGAAGGCCGGCGTCGTGTCGCTGACCAAGGTCGCTGCCGTCGAATGGGCGGCGCGAGGTGTGCGCGTCAACGCGGTTGCTCCCGGCTACATCGACACCCCGATGCTGCGCACCGCGTATGAGCACGGCGCCATCGACGAGCGCGACGTGCTCGCTCGGATCCCAGCAGGGCGGGTGGCCCAGGCGACGGAGATCGCCGAGGTCGTGGCATTCCTCGGTTCACCTGCGGCGTCCTACGTCACGGGCCAGACGCTCGCCGTCGATGGTGGCTTCCTGGCGGACTATGGGGTGGGCATGAAGCGGAACGAATGACCGCCTGCGTCGCCGGGGTGGAGAATGTCCCTCGCGTCCCTGTTGTTGAGGGTGGACTTCCACGTCCGCGCGTCCTTTGTGCGCTAGGAAGTCGAGTTTCACCAGATTGAGCGATTGGTATCACCCCAGTTCGCCCCCGCGGATTGAGGTGATCCGGCCGATGCCGATGGAGTCGACATCGGTGTCCCCCGAGCGGGTGATCCGCCAGTGGGCAAAGAGGGTCGATCAGATCCTTGCGGTTGATCTCCCAGATAATGAGCTTCGTGAGGAGGAGCAGCCAACGGGATCGTCGGCTCCGGCGAAGCAAGCTGGAGTGCGCAGATCAAGAACGTGGCTTACCTCGAGTGGGTCGAACATCACGTCCACCGACCACGACCCGCAGGTGCCTCGCAGCAGAGACGCTGGGCGCCGTCGCGCATGTTGAATCGCTTGTCGGGATTGTAGCTCTCCCCTTCCAGGAGGGCCTCGATAGGGTCGTTCCGCGAGCGTGGTCAGCAGAAGTGCTTCCCGAAACTCGGCAAGTCCTGCTCCTGCAAACTTGCCTCTTGAAGTGTGGGAAGTTGTGTGTAGCATAGTCCGAAACTGCGACTCGCTTGTGGACGCAGGTGTGGAGGCGGAGGAGGCATGGGCGCGACATGAGCGCTGGAACGCAACAGATCTTCGTCCGGAATTCGACCGGTCTACGCAAGGAAGCCGGCACGTTGGACGTCTTCGTCTACAACGTCAACAACCAGAACATCGGGCTCGGCGTCGCGTTCCTCTTCACGGCGATCGCCGCCTACCCTGGGGGCAACTTTCCGCTCTCGGCCATCCTCGGGAGCCTCCTCGTCGTCCCGCTGTATTTCGTCTACTCCCGGATGTCGGCAGACATGGCCCGCTCGGGTGGCGACTATGTCTGGACGAGCCGGATCTTCGGCGCACGCTGGGGTCCGGTCGTTGGGTTCACCCTCGCGTGGACGTGGATCATGCTCGCCGTCACCGCAATCGGCGCTCCGGCAGCATTCTTCGCCCAACTTGGGGTCGCCGGTTGGATGCGAGAGCTCGGCAACGCGACCGGGTCAGCATCGTTCACCGACATCGGCAACTGGGTCAGCAGCCAGATCGGCACGATCGTCGTCGGGACCGTCCTGCTAGTTGCGTTCACCTACATCCTGATCCGCGGCGTACGGACCTACATGCGGATCCAGAACGTTGCCTTCCTCCTCGCGATGGCAGGTGTCGTGCTCGGGGTCATCGCCGCGCTGACGGCGAGCGCTGGCGCCTTCCCGGCGCACTTCGACGCATACGTCAGCTCTCTCGGAGGGATCGCGAACGCATCAGCGAAGGTCGCCTCAAACACCCCGGCGGCCACCGGGTTCTCCGCCCAGTCGACGTTCTACGCAATGCTCTGGACGATCTACATGGTCCTCTTCGGCGCCACCTCCTGCTACATCGGCGGCGAGGTTCGACGCCCCGGACAGACGCAGCGCATCGGGATGATAGGGTCGCTCATCCTTACCGGTATCTCGATCGCGCTCTTGATCGTGGTCGTTGAGCAGGCGATCGGGCAGTCGTTCCTCCAGGGCCTTGCCTCCACAGCGCCGGGCGATTTGGGGCTGGCCTTCAATCCGACGTACAACGAGCTGCTCGCGATCGCCTTCTCGCCGAGCATCGCGTGGTCGCTCCTGCTCGGGTTTACCTTCCTGTTCTGGACCTACGTCTGGATGCCGATCAACTTCTTCACCGCGACTCGGCTCATGCTCGCCCTGAGCTTGGACGGGTACTTGCCGGCAAAAGTGTCCGACGTCCATCCGCGGTTTGCGACCCCGCATGTCGCGATCCTGATCGCCTTCGTGCTCGGTGAAGCATCACTCGTCCTGTTCGTAGTGGGCATTCTGTCGGTGATCACGCTCCTCTGGGCTGGGGTCCTCATGTTCGCCGTGACGGGCGTGGCTGCGATCGTCTACCCGTATCGCCTCCCGGCGGTGTGGGCGGCCGGCGGTGCGAACCGGATCGCCGGCATCCCGGTCATCTCGATCTGGGGAGCGCTCCTCGTTCCGGCCATGCTGATCGTGCTCTGGATTCTCTGGTTCGACCCCTTTGTTGGGATCGGGGCGAGTTCAACGGGGGTGCCCCTCAACGTGGGACTCCCGATCGTCGGGTTCATCCTGTTCTGGGTCATCTGGGCGTTCCGGAAGAGCCGCGGTTTCGACGTGCGCCTCTCGGCGACCGAGATTCCCCCCGACTGATCCGTGCGCGAAATCCGACTCCAGCGAGTGCATGAGGCGGTCGTCGAACATGGGTCCGTTCAGGTCCCACGACTCGCGGCGGAATACGACGTCTCGGAAGAGACGATCAGGCGTGACCTCGACCGCCTCGCTCGGCTCGGTCTAGTCGTCCGGACCCGGGGCGGCGCGGTCGCCCCGGGAACCTCGTTGACTGAGCGCGACCTCCAGATCCGGGCCCAGGAGAATCGCCCGGAGAAACGGGCGATCGCACGGGCCGTGGTCGAGCGGCTCGTAAAGAATGGGATCTCGATCGGCCTTGACACCGGGAGTACAACGCTCGAAATCGCGCGCGCACTCCGGGGCCGAAGCGTGACGGTCGTGACGAACAGCCTTCCAGCAATCAACGAGCTCGCCGGCACGGACGTCACGCTCGTTATCCTTGGGGGAACGTTCCAACCACGCTCGATGAGCGTCGTCGGGGCGATGACGGAACGAGCGGCT from Chloroflexota bacterium includes these protein-coding regions:
- a CDS encoding SDR family oxidoreductase, with protein sequence MEGSRQVAVVTGSASGIGLAIIERLVKAGYVAVIVDVNETLGQEQATRLNRAGSAVEFRRMDVTDEAQVDDVLGRVATDLGSLDLLVNNAGITTHGLIEDLSLVDWHRVLDVNLDGVFRCLRAAGRIMLRQGSGSIVNIASVAWERGSPGRAPYSVSKAGVVSLTKVAAVEWAARGVRVNAVAPGYIDTPMLRTAYEHGAIDERDVLARIPAGRVAQATEIAEVVAFLGSPAASYVTGQTLAVDGGFLADYGVGMKRNE
- a CDS encoding DeoR/GlpR transcriptional regulator codes for the protein MHEAVVEHGSVQVPRLAAEYDVSEETIRRDLDRLARLGLVVRTRGGAVAPGTSLTERDLQIRAQENRPEKRAIARAVVERLVKNGISIGLDTGSTTLEIARALRGRSVTVVTNSLPAINELAGTDVTLVILGGTFQPRSMSVVGAMTERAADQLHCDLALISAPAMTAEHGPMDTDLEAIEVKRAFIRRANRSYAVVDHTKLGRTAFSTICEPTLLTGLVTDDGADPVILDAFRALGLDVITGTRTDA
- a CDS encoding APC family permease produces the protein MSAGTQQIFVRNSTGLRKEAGTLDVFVYNVNNQNIGLGVAFLFTAIAAYPGGNFPLSAILGSLLVVPLYFVYSRMSADMARSGGDYVWTSRIFGARWGPVVGFTLAWTWIMLAVTAIGAPAAFFAQLGVAGWMRELGNATGSASFTDIGNWVSSQIGTIVVGTVLLVAFTYILIRGVRTYMRIQNVAFLLAMAGVVLGVIAALTASAGAFPAHFDAYVSSLGGIANASAKVASNTPAATGFSAQSTFYAMLWTIYMVLFGATSCYIGGEVRRPGQTQRIGMIGSLILTGISIALLIVVVEQAIGQSFLQGLASTAPGDLGLAFNPTYNELLAIAFSPSIAWSLLLGFTFLFWTYVWMPINFFTATRLMLALSLDGYLPAKVSDVHPRFATPHVAILIAFVLGEASLVLFVVGILSVITLLWAGVLMFAVTGVAAIVYPYRLPAVWAAGGANRIAGIPVISIWGALLVPAMLIVLWILWFDPFVGIGASSTGVPLNVGLPIVGFILFWVIWAFRKSRGFDVRLSATEIPPD
- a CDS encoding mandelate racemase/muconate lactonizing enzyme family protein; protein product: MLGDLVIEHRDFVVVRVRTSDGVEGAAYALSRGAPVDLTVTEVLAPLLLGRSALDIPRRIEDLTRAVVALGPTGVVLRAISLLDICLWDIKGQVAGLPVWRLLGGYREAAEVMMVAPYAGPLEADAKYAARLVEPAARGYAALKLYPMADPFAMARRLEAVRAAVGDQVGLVVDMAWSWRTVEQAVEAVQAWEDFGLSWVEDPFPASDWHAIRALADAVRTPIGAGDEVSVRSTMDALISERAVDLVRLDATAIGGFSQFASVRESAHRAGYAISPHAYPEIHRHCVFAWPDVGPVEIFPPGSPTWGASRFLAAEIELPRGSTEILAPTDAGLGLRVDWTAVASLSTRSTSTAR